Proteins encoded together in one Thermococcus gammatolerans EJ3 window:
- a CDS encoding DUF1667 domain-containing protein, giving the protein MSREYEVLCIRCPKGCRLRITVEGNEVHVSGFACLEGKRFGEEEVRNPRRIVTTTVRILNARYPRLPVRTAEPVPKDKIRDVIEALKGVVVKAPVRRGQVIVKDVAGTGVDVIAERDMEAVG; this is encoded by the coding sequence ATGTCGCGAGAGTATGAGGTTCTCTGCATCCGGTGTCCCAAGGGGTGCAGGCTGAGGATCACGGTCGAGGGGAACGAGGTCCACGTCTCGGGCTTCGCCTGCCTTGAGGGCAAGAGATTCGGGGAGGAGGAAGTGAGGAACCCGAGGCGGATTGTCACGACGACCGTTAGGATACTCAACGCCCGCTATCCGCGCCTTCCGGTGAGAACGGCAGAACCCGTGCCCAAGGACAAAATCCGGGACGTTATAGAGGCCCTCAAGGGGGTTGTCGTGAAGGCCCCGGTTCGGCGCGGCCAGGTTATCGTGAAGGATGTTGCTGGAACCGGTGTTGATGTGATTGCGGAGCGCGATATGGAGGCGGTTGGATGA
- a CDS encoding FGGY family carbohydrate kinase has protein sequence MSYYLILDVGTTNVKAYAFSEEGEVLLKKSMRTRPVYPEPGWAELDPEELIETVRRLIDGVTSSLGMPKGMAITNQRSSTVVWDDEGALHNMITWQDTRTKDIVEAFSRNFLVRFGRALGKVFYGLSRIVPGIASLPKGAYIITLAHVGFGTSHSSMHLRWLMDNVPEVRKAVEDGTAKFGTMDSWIAWNLTGKHVTDYTNASATGLFDPFYLKWSDNIMGIVGIPKKILPALQPNDLPVGETDYGVPLLTMVADQQAALYRAGVEPGSAKMTHGTGTFIDLNVGEKPKPASPGLYPMVALKTRKKTLYLLEGIINASGSAVDWLLSVGLIKDYSEISAAFKDPTLPRVLFIPAFAGLSTPYLKPEFRGALLNLSFSVRKEDIIKALIAGIAMRVAEVIAAMESGTGVEIGSLTSDGGASQIDPLLQLIADFSGKRIVRPVELNGSAQGTFMIARAVAEGSDVLSAWEKPMVERVFEPSGEKHEDFRRLWEEFMGRLL, from the coding sequence ATGAGTTACTACCTCATCCTGGACGTTGGGACTACGAACGTCAAGGCCTACGCTTTTTCCGAGGAGGGGGAGGTGCTCCTGAAGAAGAGCATGAGAACACGGCCCGTTTATCCGGAGCCTGGCTGGGCCGAACTCGACCCCGAAGAGCTCATTGAAACGGTCAGGCGGCTCATAGACGGGGTTACCTCTTCCCTTGGGATGCCAAAGGGAATGGCCATCACCAACCAGCGGAGCTCCACCGTCGTGTGGGACGACGAAGGAGCGCTCCACAACATGATAACCTGGCAGGACACGAGGACCAAAGATATCGTGGAGGCCTTTTCCCGCAACTTCCTCGTTCGCTTTGGTAGGGCTCTCGGAAAGGTCTTCTACGGACTCTCCCGCATCGTTCCCGGAATAGCCAGCCTACCAAAGGGAGCCTATATAATCACCCTGGCCCACGTGGGCTTCGGCACTTCCCACTCCTCGATGCACCTACGCTGGCTAATGGACAACGTGCCAGAAGTCAGGAAGGCCGTCGAGGATGGAACTGCGAAGTTCGGCACGATGGACAGCTGGATAGCGTGGAACCTGACGGGGAAGCATGTGACGGACTACACGAACGCATCCGCGACGGGCCTCTTTGACCCGTTCTACCTCAAGTGGAGCGACAACATCATGGGCATCGTGGGAATTCCCAAGAAAATTCTTCCCGCCCTCCAGCCGAACGACCTCCCAGTGGGGGAAACGGACTACGGTGTGCCCCTCCTCACGATGGTGGCGGATCAGCAGGCGGCCCTTTACCGTGCGGGTGTTGAGCCGGGGAGCGCGAAGATGACCCACGGAACGGGGACGTTCATTGACCTGAACGTAGGCGAGAAGCCGAAGCCAGCGTCGCCAGGCCTCTACCCGATGGTCGCCCTTAAAACCAGGAAAAAGACGCTCTACCTCCTCGAGGGAATAATAAACGCCTCCGGCTCGGCCGTTGACTGGCTCCTGAGCGTTGGCCTCATCAAGGACTACTCTGAGATCAGCGCTGCGTTTAAAGATCCCACCCTTCCAAGGGTGCTCTTCATACCCGCCTTCGCCGGCCTCTCGACGCCCTATCTGAAGCCTGAGTTCAGGGGAGCGCTCCTCAACCTGTCCTTCAGCGTAAGGAAGGAAGACATCATCAAGGCGCTCATAGCGGGGATAGCGATGAGGGTCGCGGAGGTTATAGCCGCCATGGAATCGGGAACCGGGGTTGAGATTGGCTCCCTGACCTCCGACGGGGGCGCTTCGCAGATCGACCCGCTCCTGCAGTTGATAGCCGACTTCAGCGGGAAGAGAATAGTTCGGCCGGTGGAGCTCAACGGCTCCGCGCAGGGAACCTTCATGATAGCACGCGCGGTTGCCGAGGGAAGTGACGTCCTGAGCGCGTGGGAGAAACCTATGGTGGAGAGGGTCTTCGAGCCGAGCGGGGAGAAGCACGAGGACTTCAGAAGGCTGTGGGAGGAGTTCATGGGAAGGCTGCTCTGA
- a CDS encoding ATP-binding protein, producing the protein MLEVQNPWWIGEPDRDWELFEKLTYRVRPKWLDELSLRPFSLNFVVGPRRVGKTMGIKLLIRELLKKVHTPYAVFYFSCDVLEDYKELLEVLNEYLRLKRRKSVKTAFIFLDEVSLVDDWWRALKFLIDRGELRSDVITVTGSISLTVGRHFETFGGRRGNGKTIEVMPLSFYEHYNLFYDEFFPSMGEEVFENYIETGGYLAYMNGTLKVEELVGFLKADLKALDRSTDLARDVMGAILDKAPSPTSFNAIAKVVGISPHTARDYVELFEAFHVLLQVLYLGGDGKVYPRKERKLILRDPLIVRAMELWTRRRIDKAVLYEWLVQEHLYRKFGEVYYYRNSYEVDAIAGNLKVEVKSGERRGRYPRDVRILKGPEVPGFLYNLT; encoded by the coding sequence ATGCTTGAGGTACAGAACCCATGGTGGATTGGTGAACCCGACAGGGACTGGGAGCTCTTTGAAAAGCTCACCTACAGGGTCAGGCCGAAATGGCTTGATGAGCTCTCGTTGAGGCCCTTCTCCCTCAACTTCGTCGTCGGCCCGAGAAGGGTCGGGAAGACCATGGGAATAAAGCTCCTCATTAGGGAACTCCTCAAAAAAGTCCACACTCCCTACGCCGTCTTTTACTTCAGCTGTGACGTGCTTGAGGACTACAAAGAGCTTTTAGAGGTTCTAAACGAGTACCTAAGGCTGAAGAGACGAAAAAGCGTTAAAACGGCCTTTATATTCCTCGACGAGGTCAGCCTCGTGGATGACTGGTGGCGTGCCTTGAAGTTCCTCATAGACAGAGGCGAGTTGAGGAGCGACGTCATCACGGTGACCGGCTCGATTTCCCTGACGGTAGGCAGGCATTTTGAGACCTTCGGCGGCAGAAGGGGGAACGGAAAAACAATCGAGGTCATGCCGCTGAGCTTCTATGAACACTACAACCTTTTCTACGACGAGTTCTTCCCCTCAATGGGGGAAGAGGTCTTCGAGAACTACATTGAGACCGGAGGATACTTGGCATACATGAACGGCACCCTTAAGGTCGAGGAGCTCGTGGGCTTCCTGAAGGCCGACTTGAAAGCTTTAGACCGCTCGACCGACCTTGCGAGGGACGTTATGGGTGCGATACTTGATAAGGCTCCCTCACCTACATCCTTCAACGCGATAGCGAAGGTAGTTGGAATCTCCCCCCACACCGCGAGGGATTATGTTGAGCTCTTCGAGGCCTTCCACGTCCTCCTGCAGGTTCTCTACCTTGGAGGCGACGGGAAGGTCTATCCGCGGAAGGAGAGGAAGCTAATCCTCCGCGACCCGCTCATCGTGAGGGCCATGGAGCTCTGGACGAGGAGGAGGATTGATAAAGCGGTTCTCTACGAGTGGCTCGTCCAGGAGCACCTGTACAGGAAGTTCGGGGAGGTTTACTATTACAGGAACTCCTACGAGGTTGATGCAATCGCTGGAAACCTGAAGGTCGAGGTGAAGTCGGGGGAGAGAAGGGGGAGGTATCCGAGGGACGTTAGAATCCTGAAGGGCCCGGAGGTTCCGGGATTCCTTTACAACCTCACTTAG
- the tiaS gene encoding tRNA(Ile2) 2-agmatinylcytidine synthetase TiaS: MLLHIGIDDTDSPNGMCTTYLGALLYREISRLAEPTDLPRLIRLNPNIPYKTRGNGAVAMTFEVDEEAVPEVKDLVLFYVNQLADFTHENTNPGVVFFEGEIPEELQEFSLKALREHVTIEEAERVAREVGAEFFKFKLGRGIIGALASIGYPLERFTYELLAYREPENWGTPRKVDAESVFLADRWSYPFTYDNVDPYKRTILIAPHGKDPVLVGLRGIDRGRVLQTFEMVRFGEPVAFYQLYKTNQNTDDHLTPKKIGELKLYDSAVVRGRVSKPYWERGRHVFFELEDETGKIRVAAFEPTKKFRNYVRKLLPGDEIIAAGGVKEHEGVLTLNLEKFYPVKLVPKIEYRKPKCPRCGGTMKSKGDYLKCKRCGYRMPKKLIPVEVPRELERKIYEVPPDARKHLSRPLVLPGGEERVLEALGNSG; this comes from the coding sequence ATGCTCCTCCACATCGGAATAGACGACACGGACTCACCCAACGGCATGTGCACGACCTACCTCGGGGCGCTCCTCTACCGCGAGATTTCCCGCTTAGCTGAACCCACCGACCTTCCGAGGCTGATAAGGCTGAACCCGAACATCCCCTACAAGACGCGCGGGAACGGAGCGGTTGCGATGACCTTTGAGGTCGATGAGGAGGCTGTTCCGGAAGTTAAGGACCTCGTGCTGTTCTACGTCAACCAGCTGGCAGACTTCACCCACGAGAACACCAACCCAGGCGTCGTCTTTTTCGAGGGCGAAATCCCCGAAGAGCTTCAAGAGTTTTCGCTCAAAGCTTTAAGGGAGCACGTAACCATCGAAGAGGCTGAAAGAGTCGCGAGGGAAGTTGGTGCGGAGTTCTTCAAGTTCAAGCTCGGCAGGGGAATAATAGGCGCGCTCGCTTCAATTGGCTATCCCCTTGAGCGCTTCACCTACGAGCTTTTAGCTTACCGCGAGCCGGAGAACTGGGGGACGCCAAGGAAGGTTGATGCAGAGAGCGTGTTTTTAGCAGACAGGTGGAGCTATCCTTTCACTTACGACAACGTTGACCCCTACAAGAGAACCATCTTAATAGCGCCTCACGGCAAAGACCCCGTTCTAGTCGGACTCAGGGGAATTGACCGGGGAAGGGTTCTCCAGACCTTTGAGATGGTCCGCTTTGGGGAGCCCGTTGCCTTCTACCAGCTCTACAAGACGAACCAGAACACCGACGATCACCTTACCCCAAAGAAAATCGGCGAGCTGAAGCTATACGACAGCGCGGTCGTCAGGGGAAGGGTTTCCAAGCCATACTGGGAGCGCGGGAGGCACGTTTTCTTCGAGCTTGAGGACGAGACAGGGAAGATACGTGTCGCGGCCTTCGAGCCGACGAAAAAGTTCAGGAACTACGTTCGGAAGCTCCTGCCCGGCGATGAAATCATTGCCGCTGGAGGGGTTAAGGAGCACGAGGGCGTTCTAACGCTCAACCTCGAAAAGTTCTATCCAGTGAAACTCGTCCCGAAAATCGAATACAGAAAGCCCAAGTGCCCGCGCTGTGGGGGAACGATGAAGAGCAAGGGCGACTACCTCAAGTGCAAGCGCTGTGGCTACAGAATGCCGAAAAAGCTGATTCCGGTTGAAGTCCCTCGCGAGCTGGAGAGGAAGATTTATGAGGTTCCTCCTGACGCGAGGAAGCATCTGTCGAGGCCGCTGGTGCTGCCGGGTGGGGAAGAGAGAGTTTTAGAAGCCCTAGGGAACTCGGGATGA
- the moaC gene encoding cyclic pyranopterin monophosphate synthase MoaC has product MELTHVDERGVKMVEVGHKDVVFRKAVAKGRIKLKPETIELIKAGKTKKGNVIATAQIAGILAVKKTPELIPLCHPIPLTGVDITFEFGKDYIEATCEVRAYYKTGVEMEALTGVTVALLTIWDMVKAVEKDENGQYPVTRIEDVHVVEKIKQK; this is encoded by the coding sequence ATGGAGCTGACCCACGTCGATGAGCGGGGAGTTAAGATGGTTGAGGTTGGCCACAAGGACGTCGTTTTTCGAAAGGCCGTTGCCAAGGGCAGGATAAAGCTAAAACCGGAGACGATAGAGCTGATTAAGGCAGGGAAGACGAAGAAGGGAAACGTCATAGCGACGGCCCAGATAGCGGGGATTCTGGCGGTGAAGAAGACGCCCGAGCTGATCCCCCTCTGCCACCCGATACCACTGACCGGCGTTGACATAACCTTCGAGTTTGGAAAGGACTACATCGAGGCCACCTGCGAGGTTCGCGCATACTACAAAACCGGAGTCGAGATGGAAGCCTTAACCGGCGTAACCGTCGCGTTGCTCACGATATGGGACATGGTTAAAGCCGTCGAGAAGGACGAAAACGGCCAGTACCCGGTGACGAGAATCGAGGACGTCCACGTCGTTGAGAAGATTAAACAGAAATGA
- a CDS encoding alpha/beta hydrolase: MVKLRNTKALTLFIVILLIASLGCIGGSNGTGASSTTSSEGTSSPPKTTTPMTSSVGSSTSSVETTIWRPPQGEKNVTVTFVVSVPEYTPQNASVYIAGDFNGWNPKDERFRLQKLQDGRWAINLTFPYGTVINFKFTRGSWESVEVGPSGEEIPSRHFIFRKGGVYELRVYNWHDHVERVAHTISGNVKVFKMFSSQLNRTVRVWVYLPPDYGKNEKKRYPVLYMLDGQNLFDNATAFAGEWGVDETLEYLYNKTGFSIIVVGIDNGGERRIDEYAPWVNAEYGRGGLGNATLDFIVENLKPYIDALYRTEREETGIMGSSLGGLMAIYAGFRHPDIFKYVGAMSSAFWFNPEIYDFVRNAPSGPEKIYIYWGTSEGSNPEKIAEDNLKIVEILKEKGYVEGQNLKVVVEEKGEHNELYWGKHFGEAVTWLFGG; the protein is encoded by the coding sequence GTGGTGAAGTTGAGGAACACGAAAGCCCTCACGCTGTTCATCGTGATCCTTCTTATCGCGTCCCTTGGATGCATCGGAGGCTCGAACGGTACTGGAGCTTCATCCACGACCTCCTCAGAGGGAACATCCTCGCCCCCAAAGACCACTACACCAATGACCTCGAGTGTGGGCTCGAGCACCTCAAGCGTCGAAACAACAATCTGGCGTCCTCCACAGGGTGAGAAAAACGTAACCGTAACTTTCGTCGTCTCCGTGCCGGAATACACGCCCCAGAACGCCAGCGTTTACATTGCGGGCGACTTCAACGGCTGGAATCCAAAGGATGAACGTTTCAGACTACAGAAGCTCCAAGACGGGAGGTGGGCGATAAACCTCACCTTCCCGTACGGGACGGTTATAAACTTCAAGTTTACGCGGGGCTCATGGGAGAGTGTGGAAGTTGGACCCTCCGGCGAGGAAATCCCGAGCAGGCACTTCATTTTCAGGAAAGGAGGTGTGTACGAGCTCAGGGTCTATAACTGGCACGACCACGTTGAAAGGGTCGCTCACACCATAAGCGGCAACGTGAAGGTATTCAAGATGTTCTCCTCACAGCTCAACAGGACGGTTCGCGTCTGGGTCTACCTTCCACCGGACTACGGCAAAAACGAGAAGAAGAGGTACCCCGTTCTCTACATGCTCGACGGTCAGAACCTTTTCGACAACGCAACGGCCTTCGCAGGAGAATGGGGGGTTGACGAGACCCTTGAATATCTCTACAACAAAACGGGGTTCTCGATAATAGTGGTTGGAATTGACAACGGTGGGGAGAGGAGGATAGACGAATACGCACCCTGGGTAAACGCCGAGTACGGAAGGGGTGGCCTGGGCAACGCAACGCTCGATTTCATAGTGGAGAACCTCAAGCCGTATATTGATGCCCTCTATAGAACGGAGCGGGAGGAAACTGGGATAATGGGCTCTTCGCTCGGCGGCCTGATGGCAATCTACGCCGGCTTCAGACATCCGGATATCTTTAAGTACGTTGGGGCGATGAGCTCAGCCTTCTGGTTCAATCCGGAGATCTACGATTTCGTAAGGAACGCTCCTAGTGGCCCGGAGAAAATCTACATCTACTGGGGAACCTCCGAAGGGAGCAACCCGGAGAAAATAGCAGAGGACAACCTCAAGATTGTTGAGATCCTGAAGGAAAAGGGATACGTCGAGGGACAGAACCTCAAGGTGGTCGTCGAGGAGAAAGGAGAACACAACGAGCTTTACTGGGGGAAGCACTTTGGTGAGGCCGTAACCTGGCTCTTCGGCGGATAA
- a CDS encoding P-loop NTPase family protein has translation MKLKLNSEARAILRAIKEEIRRRTVLPESSTLLEKFEPTSDPGEIRRRQEYFREKLPLVKEGIGEYIARVKPIRFRREYLHDRVLIVDESEFERASSFGLCEVSTESVDPSEYPLVLSTVGYGIDVELSPAQIAPELYVLPLWENRETLEALARIGESLGRKSVAREILRELAPLKEVMERRRVLESLDELVAEKERELNEKISEKLERFSLTLTGKELVEFLSELRAGNYDAIFRHFGGIEGEILDLINEAESELGERLGVAVELFPRDEMYPVRAAPERVEALYQELERELKVELYLKSRGILERIAHLLPGLKKELESVKELDFLRAVKDFTRGFSFPELWSGGIAFVNGRHLFIENPQPVSYVVGTKPVNFSVPGSENIADERVVILTGANSGGKTSLLELITQIEVLFHMGFPVPAERAWLEPLDEVFFFRRKRSIYGAGAFETALRSFVRALRGEGRKLILIDEFEAITEPGAAVKIIGELLRIAHGKGFYVVIVSHLGEDLKNELPFARVDGIETKGLDESLNLIVDRQPRFGRIGRSTPELIVERLARKRRGAEREIFERILRAFRP, from the coding sequence ATGAAGCTGAAACTCAACTCAGAAGCCAGGGCAATATTGCGGGCGATAAAGGAGGAGATAAGGAGAAGAACGGTCCTCCCAGAGAGTTCGACCCTTCTTGAGAAATTCGAGCCCACCTCCGATCCTGGGGAGATACGGAGGAGACAGGAGTACTTCCGAGAAAAGCTCCCCCTCGTCAAGGAGGGTATCGGGGAGTACATAGCCCGGGTGAAGCCGATCCGTTTTAGGAGGGAGTACCTCCACGACAGGGTGCTGATAGTCGATGAGAGCGAATTCGAGAGGGCAAGTTCTTTTGGGCTCTGTGAGGTCTCTACCGAGTCCGTTGATCCCTCAGAGTACCCCCTTGTTCTCAGCACCGTTGGTTACGGCATCGACGTTGAGTTAAGTCCCGCGCAGATAGCACCGGAACTTTACGTCCTGCCCCTCTGGGAGAACCGGGAAACGTTGGAGGCCCTGGCGAGGATAGGGGAGAGCCTCGGAAGGAAGAGCGTCGCCCGGGAAATCCTGCGCGAGCTCGCCCCGCTCAAGGAGGTCATGGAAAGGAGAAGAGTTCTTGAGAGCCTCGACGAACTCGTGGCGGAGAAGGAGAGGGAACTAAACGAGAAGATCTCCGAGAAGCTGGAGCGCTTTAGCCTGACCCTCACCGGGAAGGAGCTTGTCGAGTTCCTGAGCGAGCTGAGGGCTGGCAACTACGATGCAATCTTCAGACACTTCGGTGGAATCGAGGGGGAGATCCTCGACCTAATCAACGAGGCCGAGAGCGAGCTGGGTGAGAGGCTTGGCGTTGCCGTTGAACTCTTCCCGCGGGACGAGATGTATCCCGTTCGGGCCGCTCCAGAGCGGGTTGAGGCCCTTTACCAGGAACTCGAAAGGGAGCTAAAGGTGGAACTCTACCTGAAGAGCAGGGGGATACTTGAGAGAATAGCCCATCTCCTTCCCGGGCTCAAAAAGGAGCTCGAATCGGTTAAAGAGCTCGACTTTTTGAGGGCCGTTAAGGATTTCACGAGAGGTTTCTCGTTTCCAGAGCTCTGGAGTGGTGGCATCGCCTTCGTAAACGGGAGGCACCTTTTCATCGAGAACCCTCAGCCTGTCAGCTACGTTGTTGGCACCAAACCGGTGAACTTCAGCGTTCCCGGCTCTGAGAATATAGCCGACGAGAGGGTCGTCATCCTCACGGGAGCCAACAGCGGCGGGAAGACGAGCCTGCTCGAGCTGATAACGCAGATCGAGGTGCTCTTCCACATGGGTTTCCCTGTTCCAGCTGAGAGAGCATGGCTCGAACCCCTAGACGAGGTTTTCTTCTTCAGGAGGAAGAGGAGTATCTATGGTGCCGGGGCCTTTGAGACCGCGCTCCGCTCCTTTGTTCGGGCGCTCAGGGGAGAGGGAAGAAAGCTAATCCTCATAGATGAGTTCGAGGCTATAACAGAGCCAGGTGCGGCGGTGAAGATAATAGGTGAACTCCTGCGGATAGCCCACGGGAAGGGCTTTTACGTGGTTATTGTGTCCCATCTCGGTGAGGATCTGAAAAATGAACTGCCCTTTGCGAGGGTGGACGGGATAGAGACCAAGGGACTTGACGAGAGCCTGAACCTCATCGTGGACAGACAGCCGCGCTTCGGAAGGATAGGGAGAAGCACCCCGGAGCTCATAGTGGAGAGGCTTGCCCGGAAGAGGAGAGGAGCCGAGAGGGAGATATTCGAGAGGATTCTGCGGGCCTTCAGACCTTGA
- a CDS encoding MATE family efflux transporter codes for MEENLRRKLWSLAWPAILGNISQTLLNLVDTLMVGHVSAIAVGAVGLGGQISWFMFPIMMSVSVGTLALVARFVGAKDFEKAELVLEQSLYLAFLLGIPVFLFGWFLGDDVLRIMGARGETFSLAYSYLRVLFLFYPIRFVGFTFFSALRGAGDTKTPMKLGIMMNIINATLDYLLIYGKLGFPRLGPVGAAWASGIGITVSFLIGFYLLLTGRLVLRLRPSWRFDLSLIERIVRIGIPALVERGLFSFYNFLYMTIVTRFGSIALSAHQIGLRIESIAYMPAFGFNVASSALVGQSLGAKRPDLAEKTVKEALKMITAFMSIMAIILILFPRYLVMPFLDPSDPHYSEVLRLASIYLIIVGISEIPLGWVFVLSGALRGAGDTKSPMYVTAVSKLLFRILPAYLLGFGFEVPSFKVLGFTFPGFTFRGMGVIAAWIAMSLETFTSAAMYWWIFRRGRWKYVKV; via the coding sequence ATGGAAGAGAACCTCCGGAGGAAACTGTGGTCCCTCGCGTGGCCAGCGATACTGGGGAACATCTCCCAAACTCTGCTCAACTTAGTCGATACTCTGATGGTGGGCCACGTCAGCGCCATAGCGGTCGGTGCCGTCGGTCTTGGGGGCCAGATAAGCTGGTTCATGTTCCCGATAATGATGTCGGTTTCCGTTGGGACGCTCGCACTCGTTGCCAGGTTTGTGGGGGCAAAGGACTTTGAAAAGGCGGAGCTCGTTCTGGAACAGAGCCTCTACCTTGCCTTCCTCCTCGGCATTCCGGTGTTCCTGTTCGGCTGGTTTCTCGGCGATGATGTGCTGCGGATCATGGGGGCAAGGGGAGAGACCTTCAGCTTGGCCTACTCCTACCTCAGGGTTCTCTTCCTGTTCTACCCCATAAGGTTCGTTGGGTTCACGTTCTTCTCCGCACTAAGGGGGGCTGGGGACACCAAAACACCGATGAAGCTCGGCATTATGATGAACATCATAAACGCGACCCTCGATTACCTCCTGATCTACGGTAAACTTGGCTTCCCCAGGCTCGGCCCAGTTGGCGCGGCGTGGGCATCCGGGATCGGAATAACGGTTTCTTTCCTCATCGGCTTCTACCTTCTCCTAACGGGGAGGCTCGTACTCCGTTTGAGACCCAGCTGGCGGTTCGACCTGTCCCTCATCGAGAGGATCGTGAGGATAGGGATTCCAGCCCTCGTGGAGCGCGGTCTCTTCAGCTTCTACAACTTCCTCTACATGACGATAGTCACGAGGTTCGGGAGCATAGCCCTCAGCGCCCACCAGATAGGTCTGAGGATAGAGAGCATCGCCTACATGCCGGCTTTCGGATTCAACGTGGCTTCGTCAGCCCTCGTCGGCCAGAGCCTCGGTGCAAAAAGACCAGACCTGGCCGAGAAAACGGTGAAGGAAGCCCTCAAAATGATAACTGCCTTCATGAGTATAATGGCCATCATCCTTATACTCTTCCCGCGCTACCTCGTCATGCCCTTCCTCGATCCAAGTGATCCGCACTACAGTGAGGTGCTGAGGCTTGCGAGCATATACCTCATAATAGTGGGGATAAGCGAGATCCCCCTCGGCTGGGTCTTCGTCCTCAGCGGGGCTTTAAGAGGTGCCGGCGATACCAAGAGCCCGATGTACGTTACAGCCGTAAGCAAACTGCTCTTCAGGATTCTTCCCGCATATCTCCTCGGCTTCGGTTTTGAGGTACCCAGCTTCAAAGTTCTGGGCTTTACCTTCCCGGGCTTTACCTTCAGGGGGATGGGAGTCATAGCCGCGTGGATAGCGATGAGCCTCGAGACATTCACGAGTGCCGCGATGTACTGGTGGATATTCAGAAGGGGACGGTGGAAGTACGTCAAGGTCTGA
- a CDS encoding translation initiation factor IF-5A: protein MGDKTKVQVSKLKPGRYIIIDGEPCRIVNITVSSPGKHGSAKARIEAVGIFDGKVRSIVKPTSAEVDVPIIDKRVGQVIAITPDTVQIMDMETYELYDVPIETGVEDEVKDQLKEGITVEYWETLGRIQIKKVRGE from the coding sequence ATGGGAGACAAGACCAAGGTTCAGGTCAGCAAGCTCAAGCCCGGGAGGTACATAATCATCGACGGCGAACCCTGCAGGATCGTGAACATAACGGTCTCTTCCCCTGGAAAGCACGGGTCCGCCAAGGCCAGGATTGAGGCCGTTGGAATCTTCGACGGAAAGGTCAGGAGCATCGTTAAGCCGACCAGCGCGGAAGTTGACGTTCCGATCATCGACAAGCGCGTCGGTCAGGTCATCGCGATAACCCCCGACACCGTCCAGATCATGGACATGGAGACCTACGAGCTCTACGACGTCCCGATCGAGACCGGTGTCGAGGACGAGGTCAAGGACCAGCTCAAGGAGGGCATAACCGTCGAGTACTGGGAGACCCTCGGCAGGATTCAGATTAAAAAGGTCAGGGGCGAGTGA